The Dyadobacter sp. 676 DNA window GGACGAATATTGCGGGGGTATCCGTAAAGGCCACCATCTGAAAGCATTGGTAGCCGGCGGCTCCTCAGTACCCATTCTTCCGGCTAACCTGATTATGAAAACCGCGAACGGCGAAGATCGCCTGATGACGTATGAATCGCTTTCAGACGGCGGTTTTGCAACAGGTACGATGCTCGGTTCGGGCGGTTTTATTGTTTTTGACGAAACAGCCTGCATCGTTCGCAATACCTGGAATTTCTCGCGCTTTTATCATCACGAATCGTGCGGACAGTGCAGCCCATGCCGCGAGGGAACGGGCTGGATGGAAAAGGTCCTCCACCGCATCGAGCACGGCCATGGCAGCATGCACGACATCGATTTGCTCGTAGATATTTCAAAGAAAATAGAAGGTAACACCATTTGTCCGCTCGGCGATGCGGCCGCCTGGCCCGTAGCCAGCGCAATTCGCCATTTCCGAGACGAATTTGTGTGGCATATTACCCATCCGCAGGAAGCGACACAACCGGGCGCGGTTTATATGGGTGAAATGGCCCTGGTGTAACAAATCTCAGAACATTGTACAGGATTGGACATGGAAGAAGTTAAACCCCAATTGTTGAAAATTACATTCGACGGCATCGAGGTCGAAGTGGAACCCGGGACTACCATCATGCAGGCGGCTCGCAAGATCGCCGAAGCGGATGAAAGCCAGGGCCACCTTGTTCCGCCGGCGATGTGCTACTATAAACCGCTGCCTGTTTCAGGAGGTAAATGCCGGGCCTGCCTGGTGAAAGTGACTGCGGGTTCCGCCAAGGATCCCCGTCCGATGCCGAAGCTGGTGCCGTCCTGCATTACGCAGGTTCAGGATGGAATGGTGGTTGAAAATACGACCAACCAGGCGGTGCTCGATACCCGCAGGGGCATCGTAGAATTTCTGCTGATCAATCACCCGCTCGACTGCCCTATTTGCGATCAGGCCGGTGAATGCCATTTGCAGGATTTCGCATTTGAGCATGGTTCGGTAAAAACACGCTACGAGGAGGAAAGAAGGACTTTCGACAAAATCGATATCGGTCCTTACGTGCAGCTCCACATGACGCGATGCATTCTTTGCTACCGCTGCGTGTATACCGCCGACCAGATTACCGACAAGCGCGTTCATGGGGTGATGAACCGTGGGGACGCTTCGGAAATCAGCACCTACATCGAAAAAGCGATCGATAACGATTTCTCCGGAAACGTGATCGACGTTTGTCCGGTAGGCGCGCTGACCGACAAGACATTCCGTTTCAAGAACCGCGTATGGTTCTCCAAACCCGAGGATGCTCACCGCGAATGTGACAAATGCTGCGGCAAAGTGACATTATGGTATCGCGGGGAGGAAGTGATCCGCGTTACGGCCCGTAAGAATACCTGGGGCGAGGTAAACGATTTCATTTGTAATACCTGCCGCTTTGAGAAAAAACAAACCAGCGACTGGGTATTGGAAGGACCTACCAAAGTAAAACGCAGTTCGGTAATATCGGCGAACAAATACCGGAAGGATCTGATCGCGAAACCCAATTTCGCATTGAAACTGGCTGCATCGCAGTTCAAAAAAATCGACGACTCGAGGCCCTATATAACCGATCCGGAAACGATTCGTCACCTGAGCATCGAGAATAATGAAAAGGCTAACCATCGTTCGCTGGCAGCCAGGAATAATTAAGGAAATCAGTCAAAGCAGCCGGATAAAATTGCTTTCAAATGGATTTAGTAGAATTTCTTGTTAAAACCGTAACCATCGTCGTCGTCTTCGGACTCACCCTTCTGATTGCCATGTATTCCACATGGGCTGAACGGAAGGTAGCAGGTTTCATCCAGGATCGCAGCGGCCCGAACCGTGCGGGTTGGGGCGGACTTTTGCAGCCGCTCGCGGATGCCGGTAAAATGTTCTTCAAAGAGGATTTTATCCCCGCACTGGCCAATAAATGGCTTTTCATCGCGGGTCCCAGCCTGGCGATGTTAACTGCCTTGCTCGCGAGCGCGGTTATCCCATTCGGCAGCACATTCCGTATTGCCGGCCATGAAGTGGCATTGCAGGGTGTCGAATCCAATATCGGTATTCTGTACGTTTTCGGCGTTGTGGCATTGGGTGTATACGGGATCATGGTCGGAGGCTGGGCTTCGAACAACAAATTCTCTCTTCTCGGAGCGATCCGCGCCGCCTCGCAAAACATCAGTTACGAAGTAGCCATGGGCCTGTCACTGATCGCGATCCTGATGATGAGCAGTTCGCTGTCATTGGGCGAGATCGTTGCGCAGCAGCATGGTATGAACTGGAATATCTTCTACCAGCCGTTGGGCTTCATTATTTTCATTACCTGCTCGTTCGCTGAATGTAACCGTGTCCCATTCGACCTCCCCGAATGCGAAACTGAGCTTGTGGGTGGTTATCATACCGAGTATGGTAGTATGAAACTGGGCTTCTATCTGTTTGCGGAGTATATCAACATGTTCATTTCCTCGGCCATCATTTCCGTGTTGTATTTTGGTGGTTATAACTATCCGGGAATGGATTTTGTCTACGGGCAGCTGGTTAAGGCTTTCGGAACTGAAACAGGGCACAACATAGCAACGTTGATCGGAACGGCAGTTTTCTTTGGAAAGGCATTGTTCTTCGTGTTCTTCTACATGTGGGTACGTTGGACGATCCCCCGTTTCCGCTACGATCAGCTGATGAACCTCGGTTGGAAAAAGCTGATCCCGCTTGCCATTTTTAACATCCTCATCACTGGTGCTGCGGTGCTTTTTCTTAAGCCTGTAATCACTTCGTGGTTGAATTAATTTCAAAATCGTATTGCCATGCAATTGACAAATCGCTCAAAGCAAGTAAGCAATAAACAAATGACGCTGGCCGAACGCGCCTATCTGCCTGCTATTGCAACAGGTCTGGCGATTACGATCAAGCACTTCTTCTCAAAGAAAGTTACGATCCAATACCCCGAAGTGAAACGGTACCTTGGCCCGGTTTTCCGCGGGCGACATATTCTGAAAAGAGATGCCGAAGGTCGCGAACGCTGTACAGCCTGCGGGTTGTGTGCGGTAGCCTGCCCTGCGGAAGCGATTTCGATGGTTGCCGCCGAGCGTGTGAAGGGAGAAGAGCATCTCTACCGTGAAGAAAAATACGCGGCCGTTTACGAGGTTAATATGCTGCGCTGCATTTTCTGCGGCCTGTGCGAAGAGGCGTGTCCGAAACAGGCCGTTTACCTGCGCCACGACGAGTTCGTACCCGTGTTTACGGAACGCGACCAGGTGATCTGGGGCAAAGACCTCCTCGTGGAAGATATGAACAACCGCTATACCCGGGAAGCCTGGACCAAGGAAGAAGCACGTGCCCTGGATGCCAAAAGAGCCCGTGGTGAAGCTACCAATGTTGTTCCAAGAGCTATTCCTTGATCGGTAAACCAAGAACTGTCAGCAGTTACAAACATCATGAATTCAGCAGTATCGTTTTTTTATTTTCTATCCTTTCTGACCATCCTGAGCGCGGTGATGGTCGTCGTGTCGCGCAACCCCATTCACAGCGTTCTTTACCTGATCCTGACGTTTTTTACGCTCTCAGGGCATTATATCCTGCTGAATGCACAGTTTTTGGCTGCTGTTAACATTATCGTGTATGCGGGCGCGATTATGGTGCTTTTCCTCTTCGTAATCATGTTCCTCAATATGAAGCAGGATCAGGAGGAGGCTAAAACCAATCTGACAAAAATAGCCGCGACCATCGTCGGCGGGACCGTATTTGTAATCCTCTTCGGCGCTTACCGTAAAACCGCGATCGCACCATTCGACCCGCAAACCTACGATTCGCAGGTCGGTATGATCGAAAGCCTCGGACATATGCTTTTCCGCGATTACCTGCTGCCATTCGAACTGGCCTCGATTCTTTTGCTCGTAGCGATGGTCGGCGCCGTGCTACTCGGCAAACGCGAAATCGGCGAACGGCATTTTTAGGAGTTAGAAGTTTGCGAGTTTAGAGTCTAAGAGTTTAAAGTCTGGTTAATCAATCTGGATCCAATTATTACCCTAAAACAAAAATGGAGATGTTTGTAAGAACATCTCCATTTTTGTTTTGCCGGCTTGCCGGTTACGCCTCTTCTACCTCTGAATAAGCCTCAACCGGGATGCAAGAGCAGATCAGGTTCCGGTCGCCGTAAGCGCTGTCTACACGGCTTACGCTTGGCCAGAACTTGTTAAAGCGCAGGTATGGCAGCGGGAATGCGGCTTTTTCGCGGCTGTACGAACGATTCCAGCTTTCGTTCAGTAATACGCGCGAAGTATGCGGTGCATTCTTCAATACATTGTCTGTCCGGTCGGCAATTCCTTCTTCCACTTCCCGGATCTCATTACGGATCGCGATCATTGCGTCGCAGAAACGGTCCAGCTCCGCTTTCGATTCGGATTCGGTAGGCTCGATCATCAATGTGCCGGCAACCGGGAATGAAAGGGTTGGTGCATGGAAACCGTAGTCCATCAAACGTTTCGCCAGATCCTCGGCTTCCACGCCGACCGCTTTGAAGCTGCGGCAATCAACGATCATTTCATGTGCGCAACGGCCGTTTGCACCCGTATAAAGCACCTCATAATGGCCACTCAGGCGTTCCTTAATGTAGTTTGCGTTCAGGATAGCGTATTTGGTTGCATTAGTAAGCCCTTCTCCGCCCATCATGGCGATGTATGCATAAGAGATCGTCAGAATGCTTGCGCTGCCATAAGGTGCGGCAGAAACCGCCCCTGCTTGTCCGGCAGGCAAATGTTCCGGTTGCGTGCTGAAATTCACGTGTCCCGGCAGGAACGGCATCAGGTGCTCGGCCACGCCGATCGGCCCTACGCCAGGACCGCCGCCGCCATGCGGGATGCAGAATGTCTTGTGCAGATTAAGGTGGCAAACATCGGCACCAATGCTGGCGGGGCTTGTAAGACCCACCTGCGCGTTCATATTTGCACCGTCCATATAAACCTGTCCGCCGAACGAGTGGATCATCGAACAGATTTCAATAATGCTTTCTTCATAAACACCGTGCGTCGAGGGATAGGTTACCATCAGGCACGACAGATCGGCGGCATGTTGCTCCGCTTTCTCGCGCAAATCTTCCACATCTATATTACCACGCTCGTCGCATTTGGTAACTACCACCTTCATTCCTGCCATCACAGCGGAAGCCGGATTGGTTCCGTGCGCCGACGAAGGGATCAGTGCCACATTGCGATGTGCCTCGCCGCGGCTTTCATGGTATGCGCGAATGGCCATCAAACCGGCATATTCGCCTTGCGCGCCCGAGTTTGGCTGGAACGACATCGCCGCGAAACCGGTGATCTCGCAAAGCCAGGTATTCAGCTCGCTCACCAGCTGCGCATACCCACCAACCTGATTGGTAGGTGCAAACGGGTGCAACCCTCCAAACTCCGGCCACGTAAGCGGGATCATTTCGGCAGTAGCGTTCAGTTTCATCGTACAGCTACCGAGCGAAATCATGGAATGTACCAGCGAAAGGTCCTTGTTTTCCAGAGATTTCAGATAACGGAGCATTTCGTGCTCGGTATGGTGCGTATTGAAAACCGGATGTGTGAGGTATTCCGAAGTTCTCACCAGGTTTTCGGGCAGCGAGAATTCCAGTTCCTCGTCGATCACCATTTCGCCCTGGAAACCGGAAACTTCCGCAAATACATTCAGCAATGCGATCACGTCGTCGAATGTCTTCGCCTCGTCAAATGATACCGAGAGGCTTTCGTCACCGTGATATCTCAGGTTAATGCCCCATTTCAATGCCTGCTCACGCAATTTGCGGGTCAGTGGCGTCCTGAGCGTTACGGTATCGAAATAATTTTCAGTAACAACCTCGTAATTAAATTTCCTTACCGTATCCACAAACAGGCGGGTAAGGCCGTGAACGCGGCCTGCAATATTTTTGATACCCTCGGGCCCGTGGTAAACCGAATAAGCACCGGCAATAACGGCCAGCAATACCTGCGCGGTGCAAATGTTGGACGTGGCTTTTTCCCGACGGATATGCTGCTCACGCGTCTGCAACGCCATACGCAATGCGCGATTACCTTCGCCGTCTACCGAAACACCGATAATACGGCCCGGAATCTGGCGTTTATAAGCATCTTTGGTCGCGAAATACGCAGCGTGCGGACCGCCGTAACCCATTGGCACGCCAAAACGCTGAGACGAACCGATTACCACGTCGGCGCCCATTTCGCCCGGTGATTTCAGGAGCGTCAATGCGAGCAGGTCTGCTGCAACAGCCACGGTAATCCCCAACTCATGCGCCGAAGCGATAAAATCCGTATAATCGATCACCTCGCCGTCGGTAGCCGGGTACTGAACGAGCGCGGCGTAAATATCTTCGTTGGTAAGATCCACGGTCGCGTGGTTGCCTACCACCACTTCAATGCCGATTGGCTTTGCGCGGGTATATATCAGGTCGATCGTTTGCGGGTGGCACAGTTCCGACACGAAGAATGTGTTGGCTTTCTTTCTTGCACCAGCCTTTACAGCATTCAGCATGGTCATCGCCTCAGCGGCGGCGGTCGCTTCGTCGAGCAGTGAGGCATTCGCGATTTCCATTCCCGTCAGGTCGGTTACCACCGTCTGGAAATTCAGGAGCATTTCGAGCCGTCCCTGGGCGATCTCCGCCTGATACGGAGTGTAAGCAGTATACCAGGCCGGGTTTTCGAGGATATTCCTCAGAATGACGTTCGGTGTGATGGTATCGTAGTAACCCGTGCCGATGTACGATTTCAGCACCGCGTTTTTGGAAGCAATTCTTTTAATGTATTGTAAAAATTCCTGCTCCGATTTGGGCCTCGGCAAATTCAGTGGTTTTTGTAGACGGATCGCAGAAGGCAGAGTCTGGTCGATCAGCTCGTCCACTGATCCCGCTCCGATAGTCTTCAACATTTCCTGCAATTCCTGTTCATCTTTACCGTGGTGACGGTTTTCAAACTTGTCCTGGTTTCGAAGATTAACTTTCATTCAAGTTAGGCTGAGAACGCCGCTATTAGGTGATTTTAAAATACAAAAGTAAGCAAATCCAACCAAATCTTTCAGAGATCGATGGCTATGCTTACTCTTGATTATGTACAAAATGTATTAAACGGAAGTTCCTAGTGGTTAGGGCAGCCGCAATCTGTTTTTCGTTTGAATATTCCAAGGAATTTCTTGGATCTGGGCTTCTTATAACCCTTGTATTTTTTCTTTTTACCAAACAGCTCCACTTTGGCCGCATCCGGAGCAGCTGAAACGGTTGCCGCCGAAACTGTTTGTACACCTGAAATACTGCAAATCAATGCCAGTACCAGAAACCAGGGAGTAATTTTCTTCATCATTTTCATGCGATGGATCGTCAAAGGTTACTAATGCAACGCAATGCATGCCTGTTTCGGTATGCATTGCGCAAAGCCGTTCACAATTTTCCAAAAATTTTATGCCTTTACCAATTCCAGGATCGTGATTTCGGGCAGGATGCCCACACGGCCGGGATAACCCAGATAACCAAATCCGCGATTGACGTACAAATACTGATTATTCTGCTCGTACAGCCCCGCCCACTGCTTGTAACGGTATTGAACGGGGCTCCATTTCAGTTTGCCGATCTCTACGCCAAACTGCATCCCGTGCGTGTGCCCGGCGAGCGCAAGATCGATA harbors:
- the nuoH gene encoding NADH-quinone oxidoreductase subunit NuoH — translated: MDLVEFLVKTVTIVVVFGLTLLIAMYSTWAERKVAGFIQDRSGPNRAGWGGLLQPLADAGKMFFKEDFIPALANKWLFIAGPSLAMLTALLASAVIPFGSTFRIAGHEVALQGVESNIGILYVFGVVALGVYGIMVGGWASNNKFSLLGAIRAASQNISYEVAMGLSLIAILMMSSSLSLGEIVAQQHGMNWNIFYQPLGFIIFITCSFAECNRVPFDLPECETELVGGYHTEYGSMKLGFYLFAEYINMFISSAIISVLYFGGYNYPGMDFVYGQLVKAFGTETGHNIATLIGTAVFFGKALFFVFFYMWVRWTIPRFRYDQLMNLGWKKLIPLAIFNILITGAAVLFLKPVITSWLN
- the gcvP gene encoding aminomethyl-transferring glycine dehydrogenase, yielding MKVNLRNQDKFENRHHGKDEQELQEMLKTIGAGSVDELIDQTLPSAIRLQKPLNLPRPKSEQEFLQYIKRIASKNAVLKSYIGTGYYDTITPNVILRNILENPAWYTAYTPYQAEIAQGRLEMLLNFQTVVTDLTGMEIANASLLDEATAAAEAMTMLNAVKAGARKKANTFFVSELCHPQTIDLIYTRAKPIGIEVVVGNHATVDLTNEDIYAALVQYPATDGEVIDYTDFIASAHELGITVAVAADLLALTLLKSPGEMGADVVIGSSQRFGVPMGYGGPHAAYFATKDAYKRQIPGRIIGVSVDGEGNRALRMALQTREQHIRREKATSNICTAQVLLAVIAGAYSVYHGPEGIKNIAGRVHGLTRLFVDTVRKFNYEVVTENYFDTVTLRTPLTRKLREQALKWGINLRYHGDESLSVSFDEAKTFDDVIALLNVFAEVSGFQGEMVIDEELEFSLPENLVRTSEYLTHPVFNTHHTEHEMLRYLKSLENKDLSLVHSMISLGSCTMKLNATAEMIPLTWPEFGGLHPFAPTNQVGGYAQLVSELNTWLCEITGFAAMSFQPNSGAQGEYAGLMAIRAYHESRGEAHRNVALIPSSAHGTNPASAVMAGMKVVVTKCDERGNIDVEDLREKAEQHAADLSCLMVTYPSTHGVYEESIIEICSMIHSFGGQVYMDGANMNAQVGLTSPASIGADVCHLNLHKTFCIPHGGGGPGVGPIGVAEHLMPFLPGHVNFSTQPEHLPAGQAGAVSAAPYGSASILTISYAYIAMMGGEGLTNATKYAILNANYIKERLSGHYEVLYTGANGRCAHEMIVDCRSFKAVGVEAEDLAKRLMDYGFHAPTLSFPVAGTLMIEPTESESKAELDRFCDAMIAIRNEIREVEEGIADRTDNVLKNAPHTSRVLLNESWNRSYSREKAAFPLPYLRFNKFWPSVSRVDSAYGDRNLICSCIPVEAYSEVEEA
- a CDS encoding 2Fe-2S iron-sulfur cluster-binding protein; translation: MEEVKPQLLKITFDGIEVEVEPGTTIMQAARKIAEADESQGHLVPPAMCYYKPLPVSGGKCRACLVKVTAGSAKDPRPMPKLVPSCITQVQDGMVVENTTNQAVLDTRRGIVEFLLINHPLDCPICDQAGECHLQDFAFEHGSVKTRYEEERRTFDKIDIGPYVQLHMTRCILCYRCVYTADQITDKRVHGVMNRGDASEISTYIEKAIDNDFSGNVIDVCPVGALTDKTFRFKNRVWFSKPEDAHRECDKCCGKVTLWYRGEEVIRVTARKNTWGEVNDFICNTCRFEKKQTSDWVLEGPTKVKRSSVISANKYRKDLIAKPNFALKLAASQFKKIDDSRPYITDPETIRHLSIENNEKANHRSLAARNN
- a CDS encoding NADH-quinone oxidoreductase subunit J, coding for MNSAVSFFYFLSFLTILSAVMVVVSRNPIHSVLYLILTFFTLSGHYILLNAQFLAAVNIIVYAGAIMVLFLFVIMFLNMKQDQEEAKTNLTKIAATIVGGTVFVILFGAYRKTAIAPFDPQTYDSQVGMIESLGHMLFRDYLLPFELASILLLVAMVGAVLLGKREIGERHF
- a CDS encoding NADH-quinone oxidoreductase subunit I, which translates into the protein MQLTNRSKQVSNKQMTLAERAYLPAIATGLAITIKHFFSKKVTIQYPEVKRYLGPVFRGRHILKRDAEGRERCTACGLCAVACPAEAISMVAAERVKGEEHLYREEKYAAVYEVNMLRCIFCGLCEEACPKQAVYLRHDEFVPVFTERDQVIWGKDLLVEDMNNRYTREAWTKEEARALDAKRARGEATNVVPRAIP